In the Apis cerana isolate GH-2021 linkage group LG7, AcerK_1.0, whole genome shotgun sequence genome, CTAAAGCCTTTCGAGAATCGATATTAAAGCGGCGCACGTGGAGCCACGACTTTTGATAAGCGGCAATCTCTATTCTTTCAGGGCCAGTTACTCGACACTCCATCACGTGTTtcgatatataaacatttccgTTTGATTGACCGCGATCAACGAGTCAATTGACAGCCGGATTGTTGAGACTTAGCGGCAGGATTGAAAACATTTCGATAAGAGAGTTTAAAgacttgataaataaaaaagtaatacttATACGTATATCTATACGTGTTAAAGACTCAGAGGTCCATAATGAAACCGTTTGTAGCATAGTTGAATACGGatgtagattatttattaattattaatatatatataagtgtaataattataacgttTAACGAGGAAATTATacgtttttcttattttatagataatattattttcacgtGGTGGATGTGGAGTGTTTACTTTTCGATACTTGCAGCATTATGAGCAATCGGAAATGGCGGAAAGGACCAAGTGACCAGGccgtttgtattttatttgttattcgagaaacgatacgatatcgataaatgtgatatttttaataattcttttttccatcgCCATTCagcgaaaaggaaaaacggCAAAcactgaaattttaatattccgtgAACGGAAATTCACGATGACGCTTAAGATCTATTAGAAACTAACATGACGGGTAAAATTTCCAGATAATCGGTCTTAATTTCAGGATAATCAATGATGCACGAGTTCCGAGAGAAGCTCGAAACAGAAAATGGAGGGCGGTTCTATATTCGGGCGGAGCGTATTTCTAACCTCTCGTTGGCTAACAACACGGACCAATCGTTTCTTCGAGTTTTTTCGTACCGTTTGCGTAtccagaaattataaaattcattgttcGAGTAAGTTGTCTCCATTAACGTCGAAATAAGTAATTCTAGACCGAATAATAATCAACAATAATCGTACCAATTAATTAAGGCCAATATTTCTTATCaagttaaatatacaaattgcaCTGTTCTATAgtgtaagtatataattatacaaatatacattgtacacaaataatcacaaaatctatatttattacagttaaaaatataatagaacgaAACATTTTGTTTAATCTCCGAATAATAcactttttgaaattattcacgAAATTAATCGCAGTTCTCGATCTTCATACAGGGACATCGattggtaaattttaatatttttttctcttctatctCAAAACATTCCTCTTCAATCTGTACACGGGAACCGTATTAAAAGTAATGGCTTACTtggatacttttttaatatttaaaaaattctacacCAAGCACGTACTCTCCTCTTACGGTCCAATGAATCGGTCAATCGAATCGATACACCGTTAATCACGATCGAGATTTCACTGCAACAGGAAGACGGGAAAAGTTATGCAATTTTCATTACGATCTTCCATCGAGCGATCGCAACATGTTCGATTCTCGTTCCCGGTATCCGAGTTTATCTCCGTCAGGCGTGGCATCGATTGGCGAAGATCGATTCCCATTGGCCGCAGCCGCGAGCTTCGGTATCGTGGACTGGCCGGCGACCAATCGAGGATCGAGTCGCCTCCCCTCGGCTCGCCACGCCTACTCGGGCTAGGAGGGGGGGGCGAGATTGGCTCCGTGACGGAGTGGCCCGCGTCATCGCGATGTACGAAGCTTCCACCAGGTTCAGAGTTGATCGCGAGTTCCAGTCATCCGAAAACACTTAGCGGCGCATCAGCGCGACGTATGCCAAAGTGGcaagtttaaataattgacCCCACCGTTCCACCTCGCGCAAACAATTTACATACGTAAATAACGGCTTCTTTCATCCTCCTTTCGTATTGTGGTCACGCGTGGAAACGTCACGCGAATTCGTCCCCGCGTGTCGTGTGCAACGACCGAAACGACAaacataaataacaaataatacggggaaatagattttttttttttctctcccatgCCTCCTCCGGAATTCCGATCACGAGTGGAAGAAATCGGTCGATAAGTGGCGcgataagttttttaaaatatttcgtcgaTTTATTCAGAACGAACCTCGGTCACCCGTGATTTTCCGAATGATCGACAGAAATTAGTGAAACGAAACTGGTGCTCGGCTCCCCAGAGTCGTATATCGGTCGGTGAGGTGAACGAACTATGTGTATATACACATGCATGTATATATAGTTGGAATTTTTAGAATGTTTCCGACCGAGTGACAAAACTGGCCACGACGGATATCCATGGATCAAACGGTGATCGTCCCGTCGACTCCTCGGGGAAGCGCCGTGGACGGCTCGAGGATCGCGATGAAGAACGAGACGGATTCGAGTGTTCACGTGCAAGATCACCAGTCGACCCATTCCAACCCGACGGTGGTCCCTCGAGCCAACCTAGCCATTTCCAACCCTCTCTCCCAGGACCAGAGTCTGGACACGCTGATGTGCGGCCAATCGACGAGCGAACTGCCTAGGAAGCCGGGGGCCCGGCGCCAGGAGAAGCCACCCTACTCTTACATAGCGCTGATAGTGATGGCGATCCAGTCGAGCCGCGAAAAGAGATTGACCCTCTCGGAGATCTACTCCTTTCTCCAGCAACATTTCCCCTTCTTCCGCGGCGCGTATCAGGGATGGAAGAACTCGGTGCGCCACAACCTCAGCTTGAACGAGTGCTTCATCAAGCTTCCCAAGGGGCTGGGGAGGCCCGGCAAGGGCCATTACTGGACCATCGACCCCTCGACGGAGTACATGTTCGAGGAGGGAAGCTTCCGCCGACGGCCGCGAGGCTTCCGCCGCAAGTGCCAGGCGCTGAAGCCCCAGTACCCCCAATACTTCTCCGGGAGCGGGCCGGTGCAGGCGGCCGGCTACGAGAACCTGGCGCCCGGCGCCGTGGAGTACGCGAACGGGTATCAAAACCAGTACCAGAATTACCAGGAATACGCGATGTACGCGCCGGGTGGCGCGGTGTCCTCCGATTGGCCGTACCCCGAGGCAGCGTACAAAGCGGCGCCACCCATCGCCGAGGTGACTTACAAGACGACGGAGGTGACGTACAAGACCGGCGAGTCGTCGGTGTACAGGAACGGGGAGATAGTGGCGTTCAAGAGCGAGCCCGGCTACGTGGCCAGGAGCCAGGAGCAGCTGACTTACAGGCCGGCGGACGGATTCGCGGTGAAGGACCAGCAGCACCACCCGGAACCAGTCTACAAGGAGAGCGAGGCTATCATGTCCTACAAGTGCCCGTCCAACCCCGCGCCGACCACTCAGGCGCCTGGCCAAGATTATTACGTCGGTTACGGCCTGGCCGGGGTCAACAGCAACGTGAACGTTGGCATGCAGGCCATCCAGGAACAAACGGGGAGCAGCAGTCCCGCGGGGAACGTGAATTCGCCCCACAGCGGATGCCAGACACCTGTAACGGATAATGGTGAGCTCGaatctgaaatttttccataCTTCTTATTATTTCGTTGATAGGTATTGATTCACGTTTAATTGATTGGTTCAAACTAAGACTGTTACGTGGTTTCGAAACTCGAAGACAATGATAGTTGGAAGGGCCATGTggaaagtcgaaatttttccatacttcttattattttgttgattttcgtgATAGGTATTGATTCACGTTTAATTGATTGGTTCAAAGTAAGACTGTTACGTGGTTTCGAAACTCGAAGACAATGACAGTTGGAAGGGCCATGTGGAAAGTCGCAGACAGTTTACGACCATACAGGCGCCGACTTTTCTGAAAGCTACTTGTTCCTCGTGCATTTCGCAGCTCCCTTCTAAAATCTGTCTCGGATCTATcgcaaatctaaaaattattcccgTTCGTTTTCCGAGGACgagtgaatttaaaaatccgTCTTTTTCGACAACGTCGTCGAGAGTAATACTTGGTGCTGACAGCACCTATCAGTGACGCGTACATTGTATATTCCTCTTGTTgaataattcgatcgaattgaTTTGCAAGGATCGTGGACGGAATGATTCCGCTCGTTTGGTTTATGAATGGAACGATTTCATGAACGCAAAAGTTTACTACGCCGATCGCGCGATAAACAAATGATCGTGGTGAACGAAAATACACGGTTTTTTTTGTATCAGTTACCGGTAGTCGCGTGCTGGTAAGTGAGGTCTCAAATCGCTTATCGTGTAAACATTTACAAGTAGGGTAAACAAAATGTTCTTTAATCTAAGTACATCGAATGTACCTTAAACACCAGCCGGCTCGTTTATTAAACCTTTCCGCGCAGAATTCAGACCCAGACTCGGACGAACTGTTCATCGTCCACGATGAATTCACCTTAAATAACTTTCCATGATATTCCCCGTCTAGAttcatctttaatattaatcctAATTCTTTATCGAATCAGCttcttctttcaataatttcttacCTAACTGATCTTACACTCCTCCGTTTCTTTTTCCCAAAGAAAGAACTCGAAATTTTCCTGATAATAAGCCATCATCATTCCCATCCGTAAGTACAatctcttccttctctccaTCTCGATACACCGTGCCAGTGTAGCATCGACAAGGGATAAACTTGCCACCCACGCGCCCTTC is a window encoding:
- the LOC107999213 gene encoding forkhead box protein E1-like — encoded protein: MDQTVIVPSTPRGSAVDGSRIAMKNETDSSVHVQDHQSTHSNPTVVPRANLAISNPLSQDQSLDTLMCGQSTSELPRKPGARRQEKPPYSYIALIVMAIQSSREKRLTLSEIYSFLQQHFPFFRGAYQGWKNSVRHNLSLNECFIKLPKGLGRPGKGHYWTIDPSTEYMFEEGSFRRRPRGFRRKCQALKPQYPQYFSGSGPVQAAGYENLAPGAVEYANGYQNQYQNYQEYAMYAPGGAVSSDWPYPEAAYKAAPPIAEVTYKTTEVTYKTGESSVYRNGEIVAFKSEPGYVARSQEQLTYRPADGFAVKDQQHHPEPVYKESEAIMSYKCPSNPAPTTQAPGQDYYVGYGLAGVNSNVNVGMQAIQEQTGSSSPAGNVNSPHSGCQTPVTDNGIKMQCSNSNSNSSGGGLIDRKPSYFGHPAGSVTLSSLSSLSSLNLSNIGGLSSGLSISNIPGTVSSNVHHTTTAPPTTMYYDPIKYSMSNV